DNA sequence from the Methanoculleus horonobensis genome:
AGGAACAGAGCTCGAGCACCGCAAGGTGCGAGTGGCGACGTTCCGAAGGAACAGAGCTCGAGCACCGCAAGGTGCGAGTGGCGACGTTCCGAAGGAACAGAGCTCGAGCACCGCAAGGTGCGAGTGGAGACGTTCCGAAGGAACAGAGCTCGAGCACCGCAAGGTGCGAGTGGAGACGTTCCGAAGGAACAGAGCTCGAGCACCGCAAGGTGCGAGTGGAGACGTTCCGAAGGAACAGAGCTCGAGCACCGCAAGGTGCGAGTGGAGACGTTCCGAAGGAACAGAGCTCGAGCACCGCAAGGTGCGAGTGGAGACGTTCCGAAGGAACAGAGCTCGAGCACCGCAAGGTGCGAGTGGAGACGTTCCGAAGGAACAGAGCTCGAGCACCGCAAGGTGCGAGTGGAGACGTTCCGAAGGAACAGAGCTCGAGCACCGCAAGGTGCGAGTGGAGACGTTCCGAAGGAACAGAGCTCGAGCACCGCAAGGTGCGAGTGGCGACGTTCCGAAGGAACGGAGCCGGAACACCTCAGGTGCGAGTGGCGACGGGCGCGAGCACCCCAAATCCGGGTCAGGGCTCCGGGTCTCTGACCGCCTCCACCTCCAGGCGCACCATGGGGACGTGGATCCGGCCGTCGGCCGAGGGGAACCGCTCCACGTATCGGCTCACCACCTCTTCGATGAACGCCGGCCGGAGATCTTCAGGCAGCGGCTTCAGGTAGAGGTGCCAGATGGTCCGAACCCACCCCGCAAGGCCGTCAGGGAGATCGAACGCCATGTCTTTCCCGATCAACTCGGCCCGCAGGGGCGTGAGCCCTGCCGCTTCCAGCAGTTCACGCTCCTCCTCGGGGCCGTAGAAGGCGTAACTCGGGGCCAGGCCGGCGAAGAGTTTCCTCCACGGATCATCTGCGAGCATCTCGTTCGCGATCGCCATGATCGGCGCGGCGTTGCCTCTCCCGCCCATCTGGAGAAGGATCCTTCCCCCCGGCCGGAGAGCGTGAGCGATACCGGAAAAGACCCTGCCGTGGTCGGGAACCCAGTGCAGGGCGGCATTCGAGAAGACGACGTCGAACTCCTCATCGAACGGCAGGTCGAGCATGTCGCCCTCGATGAACCGGAGGTTCGGATACTGCTCTGAGGGGAAGCGTTCCCGGGCGAAGGCGATCATATCGCAGGAGAGATCGAGGCCGAGCGCCGAGCCGGAGGGGAGGCAGGCCGCGATCTCCGCGGTCACCTTCCCCTCGCCGCACCCGAGGTCGAGCACCCGCTCGTCGCCGGCAAGCGCGAGTTTTGCAATCAGTTCATGCGCCCAGGCCTGCTGCGCGGCGGAGTGCTGCCCATAGTCCTTTGGATTCCACGCGTGCGTGATGATACTCCCTCCGTGCGAGTTCCCCGCCGGAACAGCGGCCAGGCTCTCACAGATGAGAGGTATCGCCGCTACAAGGCATCAAGTTACCTGCAACGGGTCGTGACGGCAGGTGCTTGAGACATCCGGATTCTCAGCCGTCAGCGAAGCACCCCGGCCGGAGACTCCGTGCGGGGTTGATCGAAAAAATGGTTGCCGGAGATTCTCCGGATCAATTCTCTCCGCCGAGATTCAGTTTCTTTGTCTTCCAGGCCCCCTGCCTGTAAAAGAACAGATCGCACAGGAACACCACCACGGTGCCGCAGACCACCGCGAACCAGATGGCCTGCAGCGGCATCTGCATCGCCACAAAGACCGCAGCAACTCCCACCTGCACGATCAACTGCCCTGCGATCGCCGCATACATGCCGGGTCTCGTCATCCCCGCACCGTTCATCGCAAACCCCATCGTCATCGCCATAGCGATCACGAAGTAGGACGTCGGGATTATCTGCATGAACAGGACGCCGTCTGCAAGCGACTCGCCCGTCGCGCCGAAGAACGCCAGGAGATGCTTCGCGGAGAGCAGGTAGAAGACGCCCACGATCGCCATGAACGATGCGTTCACGATCATTGCGAGCCGGACCGCTTTCTCCGCTCTCTCCACTTTTCCCGCTCCCAGGTTCTGCCCGACCATCACCGCGACTCCTGTGCAGAGCCCCATCACGAAGACCAGACCCAGCATATCCAGACGCTGGCAGATGCCGTATGCCGCCACCGCCGCCGTGCCGTATAGCGCAACGATCGCTGTCATCCCCAGGAACGCAAAACTCCGGACTCCGCTCTGCACCGCCGAAGGTATCGTGACCTTCACGACGTCCTTGATCAGTTGTGGTTCGAGCGTCCATTTCTCTGGAAACCTGACCGGTCCGTTCTTTCTCGACGGCAGATACATCACCCCGATCAGAAGCAGCACGCCGATCGCGCGCGAGGCAAGGGACGCATACGCAGATCCGGCTATTCCAAACGCCGGGAGTCCGCCAAGACCCATGATCAGCGTCGGGTTCAGAACAATGTTCACGATGTTCACTGCGATCATCACGTACATCGGTGTTCTTGAATCTCCCGTGCTCTGGAACACGGTCGTCAGGATCATCAGCGTGACGAACGCAAACATTCCCATCAGCATCGGGGAGAGGAAGCGTGCTCCCTCCGCTGCAACCCCGGGATCGGCTCCGAGAAGCAGGAGGAGATCCTGTGACCAGAACATACCGATGACCATAAGGATCGCCGAGAAGGCGAGTGCCAGATAAAGCGAATGCGAAAGGATCACCGGGATGCGTTCATACCGCTCTGACCCGTAGGCTCGCGAGACGAATGCAGCCGTTGCCGTTACGGTCCCAAAGATCACTGTTGTAAGCACTATTATGATGGATATGCTCATCGCTCCGCCGGCGATCGAGACGTCGCCAAGTTTGCCGATGAAATACATATCCGCCACCTCCAGAACGCTCGCGAGGAGATTACTGATGATGATCGGAAGAGCCACGACCAAAAGACCTTTTCCGACCGGTCCCTCGGTGAGGAGATTATTGGAGTATTTTATCGTCAAGGTATTACCTATCATATGAGTTGAAGAAGAATAAAGATTGACCAATACATTAAACTATAATTTTCCCCAGAATCTAGAAAAAGGGGCGAATACAGGATTCAATCAGGCCATTAGAAGCACTCGAACGAGGGGTGTTTTTAGCAGAGAATCATCGCCCGGCACTTCGCAAAAAATCCTGCGGAAACTCCGGGGAAGGTCAAACCGCCGAGGAAATGCCGCATAACGGCGAATACCGACCCGGTTTCCACGTTCCGGCCGAAACCGGACTTGGGAGGGCATCAACAGGCTCTATACCTTCGGCAACGGGCCGCCCGGCAGTCCTGCAGGCCATCACGCTCCGCCCCCTCACTCTTGAACCATCCTGGACTTAAAAAGCCGATAACCAGCAAAATTGACCAGGATTCTCGCGCTTCGGCACGTATCGCACACAGGAACACTTCAATACGATTTTATCCTCCTCTGTCGGAAGAAAAAGTAATGAACCAGGTACCAGAGCGCCTCCTGCGCGTTTGCCTGCCCGCGTGCATCCTCGGCGTGGCGATCCTTCTCATCGCCGCTGCAGGCTGCACGAACACCGCCTCGACCGGTGGAAATTCCATCTCCGGGAGTGTGATGGGGGATTACGCGGGAGGAACAATCTACGTCGCGGCGATCGACGCCGCGGCGTATACGGCATCGGATATCAGGGTTATGGAGACCGGGGAGCATCCCGAGCGCTCGCAGTACGTCAGCGGCTTTGCCGCGCTCGATGCGCCGGGCGATTACGTCATCTCCAAACTTCCCCCGGGCAACTACACCGTCTACGCCTGGGCGGATACGGATGATGACAACCGGATCGACCACCTCGATTACCGCGACCCGACCGGGTGGTACTGCACGCCGTCGCACCTTACCCCCGTCGGAGTCGCCGTTACGCCCGGAAGTGCCGCGACCGGCATCGATGTAACCCTCGTCGCCCCGACGCCCTACCCCGACGACGATCGGGAGATCGCCGTCGGCAACGGCGGCGGAAGGCTCACTGTCCAGAAAGGCTGCCACGTCCTCCAGGTATGGGGAACGCCGGAGGAACGGGCGTATGCCTACGGCTACCTCTGCGGCCCGCAGATCCGGGACTGGATCGACTACGTCCTGATCGAGTCGTTCATGCAGTCGCCCGCCGACTACGAGGAACTCTTCGTCCCCTACATCAGGGAACATATGGCACCGGCAAACCCGGGATACATGGCCGAGCTCGACGCCATGCTCGCCGGGATGGCCGCGAGCGGCACTGACCTCTACCTTCCCTCGGTCTCGCGGAACATCACCCGCTACGACCTCCTTGCCGAGAACACCTACGACTTCATGCTCTACTACAAACTCTACGGCCTTTACATGGGAGACCTCGGCATCAACCGCACCGTGACCGGTGACGCCGGCGTCTCGCCGCATCTCTGCACGAGCGCGATCGCCTGGGGCAACCTGACGGAGAACGACGAGCTTGCCGGCGGGTTGATCCACGGCAAGAACATGGACGGTGAGAACGACCTGCGGAAGGTCACGGTGAACAGCCTGCTCGTCATCGCGACCGACCCGGGTCCGGGCGCGAAACGCACGGTCGGGATAGACTGGCCCGGGTTCATCGGGACGTTCAACGGCATGAACGAGGACGGCCTGGTGCTCGTGCCCCACTCGTCGCCGTCGATCCCGGACTGGAACGCGACCGATCTCATGCCCACCACCTTCCTCTACAGGAATACGCTCCAGAGCGAGAACGACGTTGCCGGGGCATGGGCCTACTGGGAGAAGGCCAACGGAACCAGGACCGGCGGGAACAACGCAGGGGTCTCGGCTCCCTACGGGAACGGGACGGGAAGCGTCCCGGCGGCCTTCGAGACGGACTCCTACGGCGGCGCGGTGCGAGGACCGGGCGTCGTCGAACCGGGCGACTGCCTGCTTATCGCGAACAACTACTACCTCTACCGGGGCGCCTATCCCTCCGCCGTCGAGCGGGTG
Encoded proteins:
- a CDS encoding MATE family efflux transporter is translated as MTIKYSNNLLTEGPVGKGLLVVALPIIISNLLASVLEVADMYFIGKLGDVSIAGGAMSISIIIVLTTVIFGTVTATAAFVSRAYGSERYERIPVILSHSLYLALAFSAILMVIGMFWSQDLLLLLGADPGVAAEGARFLSPMLMGMFAFVTLMILTTVFQSTGDSRTPMYVMIAVNIVNIVLNPTLIMGLGGLPAFGIAGSAYASLASRAIGVLLLIGVMYLPSRKNGPVRFPEKWTLEPQLIKDVVKVTIPSAVQSGVRSFAFLGMTAIVALYGTAAVAAYGICQRLDMLGLVFVMGLCTGVAVMVGQNLGAGKVERAEKAVRLAMIVNASFMAIVGVFYLLSAKHLLAFFGATGESLADGVLFMQIIPTSYFVIAMAMTMGFAMNGAGMTRPGMYAAIAGQLIVQVGVAAVFVAMQMPLQAIWFAVVCGTVVVFLCDLFFYRQGAWKTKKLNLGGEN
- a CDS encoding C45 family peptidase, whose protein sequence is MNQVPERLLRVCLPACILGVAILLIAAAGCTNTASTGGNSISGSVMGDYAGGTIYVAAIDAAAYTASDIRVMETGEHPERSQYVSGFAALDAPGDYVISKLPPGNYTVYAWADTDDDNRIDHLDYRDPTGWYCTPSHLTPVGVAVTPGSAATGIDVTLVAPTPYPDDDREIAVGNGGGRLTVQKGCHVLQVWGTPEERAYAYGYLCGPQIRDWIDYVLIESFMQSPADYEELFVPYIREHMAPANPGYMAELDAMLAGMAASGTDLYLPSVSRNITRYDLLAENTYDFMLYYKLYGLYMGDLGINRTVTGDAGVSPHLCTSAIAWGNLTENDELAGGLIHGKNMDGENDLRKVTVNSLLVIATDPGPGAKRTVGIDWPGFIGTFNGMNEDGLVLVPHSSPSIPDWNATDLMPTTFLYRNTLQSENDVAGAWAYWEKANGTRTGGNNAGVSAPYGNGTGSVPAAFETDSYGGAVRGPGVVEPGDCLLIANNYYLYRGAYPSAVERVDGYHAEVRPEDYRYQNMLALLDSYQKRTIGTPEMIALMQSASVSEEYRGTTEYTFIAYPDAGAFAVAKEDLAKGILDAPFAEFAHFTFDEVFERPSTV
- a CDS encoding methyltransferase domain-containing protein, whose product is MPLICESLAAVPAGNSHGGSIITHAWNPKDYGQHSAAQQAWAHELIAKLALAGDERVLDLGCGEGKVTAEIAACLPSGSALGLDLSCDMIAFARERFPSEQYPNLRFIEGDMLDLPFDEEFDVVFSNAALHWVPDHGRVFSGIAHALRPGGRILLQMGGRGNAAPIMAIANEMLADDPWRKLFAGLAPSYAFYGPEEERELLEAAGLTPLRAELIGKDMAFDLPDGLAGWVRTIWHLYLKPLPEDLRPAFIEEVVSRYVERFPSADGRIHVPMVRLEVEAVRDPEP